The following DNA comes from Candidatus Neomarinimicrobiota bacterium.
GGGATCTGTGAGCAGACTTTTCATCGCTGGAAGAAAAGGTCCGGTGGTTTGGACAGCAGCGAAGTGCGACGCTTGCAAGTGCTGGAAGAGAAGAACCGTCGCCTGAAGCAGCTGGTGGCCAATCCGAGCCTGGACAAGCACATGCTCCAGGAGGTGCTGGCAA
Coding sequences within:
- a CDS encoding transposase, which codes for MRQGRYAPVQIALASRQVEPGTTVKEVIPKMGICEQTFHRWKKRSGGLDSSEVRRLQVLEEKNRRLKQLVANPSLDKHMLQEVLA